From Micropterus dolomieu isolate WLL.071019.BEF.003 ecotype Adirondacks linkage group LG21, ASM2129224v1, whole genome shotgun sequence:
GTAGGGGAAAATCACTATTGAAAGAtatctttaaaaagaaatcGAAACAAGCAGAAGCCCAGCATATGTTACTGTTACACAAAGACATGTTTCACCAATCCCTAACTTTAACAACacagtaaatattttaaacttcCTTTGCTCCTTTTGGCAGGTGATTCACCTGGGGATTGCACCATTCTTTCAACCCACCAACAGGCAGTGGCTCAGTCCCTGGTCTGTGATCTGGATAGTTTAAACCAAGGGGTGGCCCAAAAAGATATCACCTCTCCTGGAAAGGAGGTGTTGGAGAGTGCAATCGATGACTGCCTGCACCAGTTGTCTGACTTGCAGCTCAACAAGGTTCCtacttttatttcaaatatgaATTTATTCATTCGGTACActctaaattatttaattgGTAATGATTTCTCTATGTAATGTAGTATTTTACCCTTTCAAACACAGTCACATGATCAACCTGAACAAGAGACATTCAGTGTTGACAAAGCCATTGTGAACCTGCAGAATAAGTTGCATGGAGTCCAGATGGAGAAGGACGTCCTGTCTGACCTCAGGTGAACACACTGAGAAAATTATACTTCTGTAAAGAAAGTGTTCACTTTGACCCACAGATCTTTTTATTTGCAGATTGAAGGATTCGCAGAAACACGTCATTCAGATGGAAAAGATGCTGTGCATGTTGGAAGAGCTCCAAAACATCAAAAGGGCCGGGGACCAGAAGCTGCAGGAGACAGAGGATGAGGCTTTGGCGCTTAACTGGAAAGTAGAGACATTGGAACGAAACATGAAGGAGATGTACTCTTCACTGTTATCTCACGAGAAACAATGTGGACACAACTCCATCACCAGTCCAAACGTCGCCGCTAGTTCAAGACAGCTTTTCCCATCTGCTGAGTTAACTGAGAATTTTATCGATGAGACAGAGAAGCTACAGGGGAGACCTTTTTTGGTAAGTACTAGAAGTCAGTTATGGATCACGTTCAGTGTATTTTGGACTTCAACTTATACTTTTTCTCCTATTTCATCTGTTTGATGGCAGTCACTAGAACATCTGAGAAGTGAAGAATCCAGTGGAGTAAATAAGCAAAAAGAAAGGTAATTTAATTTAGAGCTCCAATCAttagaaacagaaaatgaatccgcaactattttgaaaatcgatTAATCATTCCAGCCAAATATTCTTTTAGGTTTCCGCTTCTTAAAAGTGAGGATTTGCTACTTTACTTGGTCATATATGATTGCAGTGCACTTGTTTTGTTGatctgataaaaacagaaatttgaAGGTAACACGTTGTAAATCATAAACTGCATTTTTCAggattgtttgacattttagagacAAAACTAAAGTTAACGGAGAAAGAAATTGTCAGATTAATCAAACATTAACATAATAGTTCATTACAAttccatattttattgtttacatattaaaaataaaaaaaggtgttttttatgttgtgtgtgtgtgtggatcaaCTATTTAAGTTCATTGCTTAAAAAAAGGATCTGTAGGTAAACAGGTTATCAAGGGGTTTCACCAGTTAACCATCAGTTATCATCAAGCACCAGTCACCTCAGTGTTACAGGCAgaactttcattttttttgtcaacgGACCACAACAGCAACTCATAGCCAAACTAAGTTCTTGTCAGTCAACATAGTTACATTATTTTGCATtactttttgtattgttttttttacttcataTTGGATCTTATCTGCTGCGCTCCATTGTACATCATGCCTAAAGTAAAAAAAGGATATGTCTGCCATAACAGGGTTATTAAGAACTCTTCACATTGCTTTGTCATAGAATGGAAGACCTGATTGCAAGTCTTGGCCAGGAGATGGCACTGTTGACTGACAAACTGAGCTCATCAAAAAACAACAGCGTCAGTTTAAGTGTCAAGTTGGAGCTGTTAAAGTAAGTATTATTCCCAAATCATTTTGTACCTGTATTATCCGACAGTGTTTGCAGTATGAGACCATTTACTTAAATGGTCAGACAATGTTATCTCTATGCTCAGGAAActtgcagagagacagacttcACTGCACCAGTGTCAGGTCATTGAACTTGAGTCAACCCTCTCCACCCATAAAGATAAGGTAAAGAaggaacatttatttttatccacTTCACAAGATGTATCGGTCTGTGAGACCAAAGTGGTTTGGATGTTAGACAAACCCAACAGCCCCCACTTGAACCTAACAGGAATGTGCTGGTCTTACTTACATTTCAACTGTGGTTATGAATGTATTAAATGTGAAGAAGCAACACTAATACACCTGTATGAATGAAAactaaaatttgttttttatttggtttGTGAATATAATTTGTCACATTGCAGGTTTGTTGCCTGGAGCAGCAGCTCATCCAGGCTCAGTCCCAGCTGGTGGatgcacaaagacacagagagcgATCTTTACAACTCTCAGAGGAGCTTCAGTCCCAGCTTGGCCAACTTAAGGTGCTGTACCATGAATGTGAAACCAGcattgtgtctctctctgctgtaatCCTACCCATAGTCTTCATATAGATGAATGTTCGCATTGAAGTGGAAACTGAAGTAGCCTAATTATGATGGAGTTGTGTAAAGAGCTGGAGGTGTGTGATCTGATGGTGAAACAGCTTAAGGAGCTGGTGGGAACAGTCACAGAGGTTTGCCAAATGTTTACTAACTTAGACTACTACTTAAACTGACTGCCTGCCTATCCTAATAATGTTCACTATACATGTATTCTCAGTGGGGGcttctgcatcattttgtgATCATcttcttatttttatattgtccaTTCTAGTGTAGTTACTGATGCTGCACAAATTGATGTGCCAATAGTTCAGAAAAGTCCCCCAGTAGGCAGTCTATATCCCCCAACCCTGATGTGCACATTGACATTAGGTTTGGACAGTGTAAGAACTGCACTGCAGGAAAATGTGGATCTACTCATttccaataaaaacacaaaaacctgTCGGAATCCGCTAGTAGCTCTGGTTACCTGTTGATCACTCAATCCTTGTACATTTTAAGTGGCTCATGTCCTTGTTCTGAAGTACCTACACCTATTAATTCAGGTGGCAATGTTACCATTTGACTCTCTACACTGTGTCTCCATGTGAGTGTGTCCAGTGAGGTGTTACTTCTAGTGTAACAGAAGGGTTAAAAACATGGTTGGTCAGTCAACCATCCAAGAACATGTCAAGCCAGTTTCTCCCATCATTTAGATCATATGTCTTCACACTGTCAAAATGATtaactatttttttaaatagtcaGTATGCCTCCTGCTTTATCCTCCAGAGGTGCGgtaagcagcagcagtgtgagcTCCAGGAGGAGGTAAAGGCCCTGAGAGGACGACTGGAGGTGGCCATGGAGCACCTCCGCAGAGGTGGGGAGGAGAAGACCTGCCTACAGGCCCTGCTGGAGCAGAGGGTCCAGGAGGGGAGGAAATCCCAGGAACTCCTGGAGGAGAAAAACAGGGAACTCCAGCTCATGCAGCAAGAAGCCCATCATGTAATAAACAACAGATCATGCATTACAAGTAATAGGTTTTTGAAACATACCATTTAGATTTTATATAAGCCATGATCCGGTAATCATTTGCCCGTTTTTATGGTTCATTGAAATTAAGCTTAACTGATTTTTCCAGCATCTTGCCAAGTTGGAGGAGGCCCAGAGACGGTGCCAGACACTGCATGCAGAAGGAGAGACGCTGAGGCTGAAGCTGGATGAAGGCGAGAAGATGATTGATATTCTCAGGTTGCAGGTGGAGAGCAGCACCGTTATGATAGTGCAGCACAGGCGCACCATCGACAACCTTCACCAGGAGAACAGCCTCCTCAGCAATCAGCTAAACCAGCACAAGCTTGAGAGTCAGCAGCTCAAGGTCAGGCGTATGgcagaaaatgtaaatgattaGATCACTGAAGACAAACTTTTACTTATCAAGCCTTcagattttattaattaaattaatttattttttattcactcTCATACCCCACCTATATCATCACTAACctccctctctttgtctctcgTCCTTTCTCTTACACCCTATGCCGATTAGACTGAGTTAGACCAGCACAAGTCAGACCTGGCTGCTGCAGAGCACGAGAGGCGGCAGCTACAGGCCTCTGTGGCTGAACAAAGTCACCGTGTCAGGGAGGAAACTCTGGAGAAACAGCAGCTCACCACCTTACTGGAGCTCCAGCGCGTGCAGTTACTCACCCTCACTAGTGAGCTGAGCTTTACTGAAAGTGCATCACCACACAGGAGATGAATATCCATCATATGAACAAAACCATGGTTATGTGAACCAACCCAACTGTATTTCCCTCACTATCGTGCCTGGTTGTTTACATGACCTCATGGGATTATTCAGACACATTAATCATCAACACAGTAGCATGTATACCCACGAGCATCTAACAAATACAACTGTATTCAGATTTGACCAGCCTACGTATAGTTTCCCAGGAGATGTCCAACAATTAAATACATATATGCCCACAGccttacataaatacatatatgaacataatatacaaatataaacaaacataacCAAAGTACAACAAAAAGGCTACATTCATGCCATACATGAATGTATTCATTTGGTTGTCCTACTGCAAAAGGAAATACTCGTGTTTTTTGTTAAGTAGC
This genomic window contains:
- the LOC123959654 gene encoding coiled-coil domain-containing protein 158-like isoform X8; translated protein: MLNMSSGFQPSDPRSVELSSNNHVLQVESPSKHTRKTQAAAGKTETHDASPRLRFNSLTLDELSEELDRRTKETQRLQEEVEHATKLTLERFGCTYGIKSPHGQSCHNHRFIVCDSPGDCTILSTHQQAVAQSLVCDLDSLNQGVAQKDITSPGKEVLESAIDDCLHQLSDLQLNKSHDQPEQETFSVDKAIVNLQNKLHGVQMEKDVLSDLRLKDSQKHVIQMEKMLCMLEELQNIKRAGDQKLQETEDEALALNWKVETLERNMKEMYSSLLSHEKQCGHNSITSPNVAASSRQLFPSAELTENFIDETEKLQGRPFLSLEHLRSEESSGVNKQKERMEDLIASLGQEMALLTDKLSSSKNNSVSLSVKLELLKKLAERQTSLHQCQVIELESTLSTHKDKVCCLEQQLIQAQSQLVDAQRHRERSLQLSEELQSQLGQLKRCGKQQQCELQEEVKALRGRLEVAMEHLRRGGEEKTCLQALLEQRVQEGRKSQELLEEKNRELQLMQQEAHHHLAKLEEAQRRCQTLHAEGETLRLKLDEGEKMIDILRLQVESSTVMIVQHRRTIDNLHQENSLLSNQLNQHKLESQQLKTELDQHKSDLAAAEHERRQLQASVAEQSHRVREETLEKQQLTTLLELQRVQLLTLTKEHKELQQLHSCKNEEHKGVVLKLQSQLRIAHDELDHARSTLSTLEGADGHGLLVAMDMQKKITARREEIDSLQGKIQHLEETIEKLQQEKRYQSLEHLRQLQQLTSVREEKRKLGSELEAIRSKDKQLRDRISQLEMSEKFTDCQDFIQLQEQDFFRLKLQHALDLKQRWQG
- the LOC123959654 gene encoding coiled-coil domain-containing protein 158-like isoform X2 yields the protein MLNMSSGFQPSDPRSVELSSNNHVLQVESPSKHTRKTQAAAGKTETHDASPRLRFNSLTLDELSEELDRRTKETQRLQEEVEHATKLTLERFGCTYGIKSPHGQSCHNHRFIVCDSPGDCTILSTHQQAVAQSLVCDLDSLNQGVAQKDITSPGKEVLESAIDDCLHQLSDLQLNKSHDQPEQETFSVDKAIVNLQNKLHGVQMEKDVLSDLRLKDSQKHVIQMEKMLCMLEELQNIKRAGDQKLQETEDEALALNWKVETLERNMKEMYSSLLSHEKQCGHNSITSPNVAASSRQLFPSAELTENFIDETEKLQGRPFLSLEHLRSEESSGVNKQKERMEDLIASLGQEMALLTDKLSSSKNNSVSLSVKLELLKKLAERQTSLHQCQVIELESTLSTHKDKVCCLEQQLIQAQSQLVDAQRHRERSLQLSEELQSQLGQLKRCGKQQQCELQEEVKALRGRLEVAMEHLRRGGEEKTCLQALLEQRVQEGRKSQELLEEKNRELQLMQQEAHHHLAKLEEAQRRCQTLHAEGETLRLKLDEGEKMIDILRLQVESSTVMIVQHRRTIDNLHQENSLLSNQLNQHKLESQQLKTELDQHKSDLAAAEHERRQLQASVAEQSHRVREETLEKQQLTTLLELQRVQLLTLTKEHKELQQLHSCKNEEHKGVVLKLQSQLRIAHDELDHARSTLSTLEGADGHGLLVAMDMQKKITARREEIDSLQGKIQHLEETIEKLQQEKRYQSLEHLRQLQQLTSVREEKRKLGSELEAIRSKDKQLRDRISQLEVILHKMSEKFTDCQDFIQLQEQDFFRLKLQHALDLKLQGQNLHTPLNVPPLDLDFPSLAVLTTPPSSQHASNTQITSKRQQESPARELRSLVRELRGVISENCRPHTDTSAAAGSRRRSAPERVHRTTFNAGKAEEVKAGSRFRRKTCGSEPLLLKTAELNGKTINKSFGESCVISTAARYTSSPQLLSLGRRSPVHLLLTSDPNSQQ
- the LOC123959654 gene encoding coiled-coil domain-containing protein 158-like isoform X6, producing the protein MLNMSSGFQPSDPRSVELSSNNHVLQVESPSKHTRKTQAAAGKTETHDASPRLRFNSLTLDELSEELDRRTKETQRLQEEVEHATKLTLERFGCTYGIKSPHGQSCHNHRFIVCDSPGDCTILSTHQQAVAQSLVCDLDSLNQGVAQKDITSPGKEVLESAIDDCLHQLSDLQLNKSHDQPEQETFSVDKAIVNLQNKLHGVQMEKDVLSDLRLKDSQKHVIQMEKMLCMLEELQNIKRAGDQKLQETEDEALALNWKVETLERNMKEMYSSLLSHEKQCGHNSITSPNVAASSRQLFPSAELTENFIDETEKLQGRPFLSLEHLRSEESSGVNKQKERMEDLIASLGQEMALLTDKLSSSKNNSVSLSVKLELLKKLAERQTSLHQCQVIELESTLSTHKDKVCCLEQQLIQAQSQLVDAQRHRERSLQLSEELQSQLGQLKRCGKQQQCELQEEVKALRGRLEVAMEHLRRGGEEKTCLQALLEQRVQEGRKSQELLEEKNRELQLMQQEAHHHLAKLEEAQRRCQTLHAEGETLRLKLDEGEKMIDILRLQVESSTVMIVQHRRTIDNLHQENSLLSNQLNQHKLESQQLKTELDQHKSDLAAAEHERRQLQASVAEQSHRVREETLEKQQLTTLLELQRVQLLTLTKEHKELQQLHSCKNEEHKGVVLKLQSQLRIAHDELDHARSTLSTLEGADGHGLLVAMDMQKKITARREEIDSLQGKIQHLEETIEKLQQEKRYQSLEHLRQLQQLTSVREEKRKLGSELEAIRSKDKQLRDRISQLEVILHKMSEKFTDCQDFIQLQEQDFFRLKLQHALDLKSKRQQESPARELRSLVRELRGVISENCRPHTDTSAAAGSRRRSAPERVHRTTFNAGKAEEVKAGSRFRRKTCGSEPLLLKTAELNGKTINKSFGESCVISTAARYTSSPQLLSLGRRSPVHLLLTSDPNSQQ
- the LOC123959654 gene encoding coiled-coil domain-containing protein 158-like isoform X5, producing the protein MLNMSSGFQPSDPRSVELSSNNHVLQVESPSKHTRKTQAAAGKTETHDASPRLRFNSLTLDELSEELDRRTKETQRLQEEVEHATKLTLERFGCTYGIKSPHGQSCHNHRFIVCDSPGDCTILSTHQQAVAQSLVCDLDSLNQGVAQKDITSPGKEVLESAIDDCLHQLSDLQLNKSHDQPEQETFSVDKAIVNLQNKLHGVQMEKDVLSDLRLKDSQKHVIQMEKMLCMLEELQNIKRAGDQKLQETEDEALALNWKVETLERNMKEMYSSLLSHEKQCGHNSITSPNVAASSRQLFPSAELTENFIDETEKLQGRPFLSLEHLRSEESSGVNKQKERMEDLIASLGQEMALLTDKLSSSKNNSVSLSVKLELLKKLAERQTSLHQCQVIELESTLSTHKDKVCCLEQQLIQAQSQLVDAQRHRERSLQLSEELQSQLGQLKRCGKQQQCELQEEVKALRGRLEVAMEHLRRGGEEKTCLQALLEQRVQEGRKSQELLEEKNRELQLMQQEAHHHLAKLEEAQRRCQTLHAEGETLRLKLDEGEKMIDILRLQVESSTVMIVQHRRTIDNLHQENSLLSNQLNQHKLESQQLKTELDQHKSDLAAAEHERRQLQASVAEQSHRVREETLEKQQLTTLLELQRVQLLTLTKEHKELQQLHSCKNEEHKGVVLKLQSQLRIAHDELDHARSTLSTLEGADGHGLLVAMDMQKKITARREEIDSLQGKIQHLEETIEKLQQEKRYQSLEHLRQLQQLTSVREEKRKLGSELEAIRSKDKQLRDRISQLEMSEKFTDCQDFIQLQEQDFFRLKLQHALDLKELQGQNLHTPLNVPPLDLDFPSLAVLTTPPSSQHASNTQITSKRQQESPARELRSLVRELRGVISENCRPHTDTSAAAGSRRRSAPERVHRTTFNAGKAEEVKAGSRFRRKTCGSEPLLLKTAELNGKTINKSFGESCVISTAARYTSSPQLLSLGRRSPVHLLLTSDPNSQQ
- the LOC123959654 gene encoding coiled-coil domain-containing protein 158-like isoform X1 → MLNMSSGFQPSDPRSVELSSNNHVLQVESPSKHTRKTQAAAGKTETHDASPRLRFNSLTLDELSEELDRRTKETQRLQEEVEHATKLTLERFGCTYGIKSPHGQSCHNHRFIVCDSPGDCTILSTHQQAVAQSLVCDLDSLNQGVAQKDITSPGKEVLESAIDDCLHQLSDLQLNKSHDQPEQETFSVDKAIVNLQNKLHGVQMEKDVLSDLRLKDSQKHVIQMEKMLCMLEELQNIKRAGDQKLQETEDEALALNWKVETLERNMKEMYSSLLSHEKQCGHNSITSPNVAASSRQLFPSAELTENFIDETEKLQGRPFLSLEHLRSEESSGVNKQKERMEDLIASLGQEMALLTDKLSSSKNNSVSLSVKLELLKKLAERQTSLHQCQVIELESTLSTHKDKVCCLEQQLIQAQSQLVDAQRHRERSLQLSEELQSQLGQLKRCGKQQQCELQEEVKALRGRLEVAMEHLRRGGEEKTCLQALLEQRVQEGRKSQELLEEKNRELQLMQQEAHHHLAKLEEAQRRCQTLHAEGETLRLKLDEGEKMIDILRLQVESSTVMIVQHRRTIDNLHQENSLLSNQLNQHKLESQQLKTELDQHKSDLAAAEHERRQLQASVAEQSHRVREETLEKQQLTTLLELQRVQLLTLTKEHKELQQLHSCKNEEHKGVVLKLQSQLRIAHDELDHARSTLSTLEGADGHGLLVAMDMQKKITARREEIDSLQGKIQHLEETIEKLQQEKRYQSLEHLRQLQQLTSVREEKRKLGSELEAIRSKDKQLRDRISQLEVILHKMSEKFTDCQDFIQLQEQDFFRLKLQHALDLKELQGQNLHTPLNVPPLDLDFPSLAVLTTPPSSQHASNTQITSKRQQESPARELRSLVRELRGVISENCRPHTDTSAAAGSRRRSAPERVHRTTFNAGKAEEVKAGSRFRRKTCGSEPLLLKTAELNGKTINKSFGESCVISTAARYTSSPQLLSLGRRSPVHLLLTSDPNSQQ
- the LOC123959654 gene encoding coiled-coil domain-containing protein 158-like isoform X3, which encodes MLNMSSGFQPSDPRSVELSSNNHVLQVESPSKHTRKTQAAAGKTETHDASPRLRFNSLTLDELSEELDRRTKETQRLQEEVEHATKLTLERFGCTYGIKSPHGQSCHNHRFIVCDSPGDCTILSTHQQAVAQSLVCDLDSLNQGVAQKDITSPGKEVLESAIDDCLHQLSDLQLNKSHDQPEQETFSVDKAIVNLQNKLHGVQMEKDVLSDLRLKDSQKHVIQMEKMLCMLEELQNIKRAGDQKLQETEDEALALNWKVETLERNMKEMYSSLLSHEKQCGHNSITSPNVAASSRQLFPSAELTENFIDETEKLQGRPFLSLEHLRSEESSGVNKQKERMEDLIASLGQEMALLTDKLSSSKNNSVSLSVKLELLKKLAERQTSLHQCQVIELESTLSTHKDKVCCLEQQLIQAQSQLVDAQRHRERSLQLSEELQSQLGQLKRCGKQQQCELQEEVKALRGRLEVAMEHLRRGGEEKTCLQALLEQRVQEGRKSQELLEEKNRELQLMQQEAHHHLAKLEEAQRRCQTLHAEGETLRLKLDEGEKMIDILRLQVESSTVMIVQHRRTIDNLHQENSLLSNQLNQHKLESQQLKTELDQHKSDLAAAEHERRQLQASVAEQSHRVREETLEKQQLTTLLELQRVQLLTLTKEHKELQQLHSCKNEEHKGVVLKLQSQLRIAHDELDHARSTLSTLEGADGHGLLVAMDMQKKITARREEIDSLQGKIQHLEETIEKLQQEKRYQSLEHLRQLQQLTSVREEKRKLGSELEAIRSKDKQLRDRISQLEVILHKMSEKFTDCQDFIQLQEQDFFRLKLQHALDLKELQGQNLHTPLNVPPLDLDFPSLAVLTTPPSSQHASNTQITSKRQQESPARELRSLVRELRGVISENCRPHTDTSAAAGSRRRSAPERVHRTTFNAGKAEEVKAGSRFRRKTCGSEPLLLKTAELNGKTINKSFGCVISTAARYTSSPQLLSLGRRSPVHLLLTSDPNSQQ
- the LOC123959654 gene encoding coiled-coil domain-containing protein 158-like isoform X4 translates to MSSGFQPSDPRSVELSSNNHVLQVESPSKHTRKTQAAAGKTETHDASPRLRFNSLTLDELSEELDRRTKETQRLQEEVEHATKLTLERFGCTYGIKSPHGQSCHNHRFIVCDSPGDCTILSTHQQAVAQSLVCDLDSLNQGVAQKDITSPGKEVLESAIDDCLHQLSDLQLNKSHDQPEQETFSVDKAIVNLQNKLHGVQMEKDVLSDLRLKDSQKHVIQMEKMLCMLEELQNIKRAGDQKLQETEDEALALNWKVETLERNMKEMYSSLLSHEKQCGHNSITSPNVAASSRQLFPSAELTENFIDETEKLQGRPFLSLEHLRSEESSGVNKQKERMEDLIASLGQEMALLTDKLSSSKNNSVSLSVKLELLKKLAERQTSLHQCQVIELESTLSTHKDKVCCLEQQLIQAQSQLVDAQRHRERSLQLSEELQSQLGQLKRCGKQQQCELQEEVKALRGRLEVAMEHLRRGGEEKTCLQALLEQRVQEGRKSQELLEEKNRELQLMQQEAHHHLAKLEEAQRRCQTLHAEGETLRLKLDEGEKMIDILRLQVESSTVMIVQHRRTIDNLHQENSLLSNQLNQHKLESQQLKTELDQHKSDLAAAEHERRQLQASVAEQSHRVREETLEKQQLTTLLELQRVQLLTLTKEHKELQQLHSCKNEEHKGVVLKLQSQLRIAHDELDHARSTLSTLEGADGHGLLVAMDMQKKITARREEIDSLQGKIQHLEETIEKLQQEKRYQSLEHLRQLQQLTSVREEKRKLGSELEAIRSKDKQLRDRISQLEVILHKMSEKFTDCQDFIQLQEQDFFRLKLQHALDLKELQGQNLHTPLNVPPLDLDFPSLAVLTTPPSSQHASNTQITSKRQQESPARELRSLVRELRGVISENCRPHTDTSAAAGSRRRSAPERVHRTTFNAGKAEEVKAGSRFRRKTCGSEPLLLKTAELNGKTINKSFGESCVISTAARYTSSPQLLSLGRRSPVHLLLTSDPNSQQ
- the LOC123959654 gene encoding coiled-coil domain-containing protein 158-like isoform X7, with the translated sequence MLKTHDASPRLRFNSLTLDELSEELDRRTKETQRLQEEVEHATKLTLERFGCTYGIKSPHGQSCHNHRFIVCDSPGDCTILSTHQQAVAQSLVCDLDSLNQGVAQKDITSPGKEVLESAIDDCLHQLSDLQLNKSHDQPEQETFSVDKAIVNLQNKLHGVQMEKDVLSDLRLKDSQKHVIQMEKMLCMLEELQNIKRAGDQKLQETEDEALALNWKVETLERNMKEMYSSLLSHEKQCGHNSITSPNVAASSRQLFPSAELTENFIDETEKLQGRPFLSLEHLRSEESSGVNKQKERMEDLIASLGQEMALLTDKLSSSKNNSVSLSVKLELLKKLAERQTSLHQCQVIELESTLSTHKDKVCCLEQQLIQAQSQLVDAQRHRERSLQLSEELQSQLGQLKRCGKQQQCELQEEVKALRGRLEVAMEHLRRGGEEKTCLQALLEQRVQEGRKSQELLEEKNRELQLMQQEAHHHLAKLEEAQRRCQTLHAEGETLRLKLDEGEKMIDILRLQVESSTVMIVQHRRTIDNLHQENSLLSNQLNQHKLESQQLKTELDQHKSDLAAAEHERRQLQASVAEQSHRVREETLEKQQLTTLLELQRVQLLTLTKEHKELQQLHSCKNEEHKGVVLKLQSQLRIAHDELDHARSTLSTLEGADGHGLLVAMDMQKKITARREEIDSLQGKIQHLEETIEKLQQEKRYQSLEHLRQLQQLTSVREEKRKLGSELEAIRSKDKQLRDRISQLEVILHKMSEKFTDCQDFIQLQEQDFFRLKLQHALDLKELQGQNLHTPLNVPPLDLDFPSLAVLTTPPSSQHASNTQITSKRQQESPARELRSLVRELRGVISENCRPHTDTSAAAGSRRRSAPERVHRTTFNAGKAEEVKAGSRFRRKTCGSEPLLLKTAELNGKTINKSFGESCVISTAARYTSSPQLLSLGRRSPVHLLLTSDPNSQQ